CATTTCGAAAAAATCCTTGAGGAGAAGAAGGAACACAAGGGGGTCCGTCTCGACACCGACCTGGACGCGGGCGACCTGAAGGACATCGTGCGCCTGTACAAGGCCGCGGTGAAAAAATCCTTGGGACGGGACTTTCCGTCCGACCCCAAGGACCAGCTCTGGAACGCGATCGCCGCGGTTTTCCGGTCGTGGAACACGAAGCGGGCCATCGAATACCGGCGCATCCACGGCATCCCAGAAATCTGGGGAACGGCGGTCAACGTCCAGGCCATGGTCTTCGGCAACATGGGCAACGACTGCGCCACCGGGGTCGCCTTCACCCGCGACCCGTCCACGGGCGCCAAGAATTTCTTCGGCGAATACCTCATCAATGCGCAGGGCGAGGACGTCGTGGCCGGCATCCGCACGCCGCTCCCCATCCAGGGCACGGCGGATTCGCTCGAGAAGACCATGCCGCAGGCCTCCCGTACCCTGGCCGCCATCTACGAGAAGCTCGAGAAGCACTATAAGGACATGCAGGACATCGAGTTCACGATCCAGTCCGGCAAGGTCTGGATGCTGCAGACCCGTTCGGGCAAGCGCACCGGGACGGCGGCGGTGAAGATCGCCGTCGACATGGTGCGCGAGGGTCTGTTGACCGAGCAGGAAGCCATCTTACGCGTGAATCCGGGCCATCTCGATCAGCTCTTGCATCCCGCCCTGGATCCCAAGGCGAAGAAAAACATCCTCGCCAAGGGCCTTCCCGCCTCTCCCGGAGCGGCGGTGGGGCGCGTGGTCTTCTCCGCGGAAGACGCCCAGGAATGGGCGGAGCGCGGCGAGAAGGTGATTTTGGTGAGGCAGGAGACGTCTCCCGAGGACATCCACGGCATGCACGCCGCCCAAGGCGTGCTCACGGCCCGCGGGGGCATGACCAGCCACGCGGCGGTCGTCGCCCGCGGCATGGGCAAATCCTGCGTCGCCGGTTGCGGAGACCTGAACATCGACTACAAGAAGGAGTCCTTCACGGCCCACGACAAGACCGTCCGCAAGGGCGAGTGGATCACCATCGACGGGGGAACGGGCGAAGTCATCCTCGGCCAGGTCTCGACCATTCAACCCGAGCTCTCCGGGGATTTCGGCGTCATCATGAGTTGGGTGGACCGCCATCGACGCCTCAAGGTCCGGACGAACGCCGACACCCCGCTCGACTCCCGCGTCGCCCGCCAGTTCGGCGCCGAAGGCATCGGGCTGTGCCGCACCGAGCACATGTTCTTCGAGCCGGACCGCATCGACGCCGTCCGCGAGATGATCCTGGCCGACAATCTCGAGGAACGCCGGAAGGCCCTGGCCAAGATCCTCCCCATGCAAAAGGGCGACTTCAAGGAGATCTTCCGCGAAATGAAGGGGCTGCCGGTCACGATCCGCCTGCTCGATCCGCCCCTCCATGAGTTTTTGCCCCAGACGGACCAGGAGATTCAGGACCTGGCCAAGAAGATCGGCGTTTCGCCGGACAAGCTGCGGCACAAGGCCGAGTCCCTCCACGAGATCAACCCCATGCTCGGTCACCGCGGCTGCCGCCTGGGGATCACCTTCCCGGAGATCTACCAGATGCAGGTGCGCGCCATCATGGAGGCAGCCTGCGAACTGGCGAAGGAAGAAAACTTTAAAATCATCCCGGAGATCATGATCCCGCTCGTCGGCCACGTGAACGAGCTTAAGAAAATGCGCGAGGAGACGGAGAAGGTCTGCCAACAGGTCATCGAGGAGAAGAAGGCCCCCATCGACTACCT
This sequence is a window from bacterium. Protein-coding genes within it:
- the ppdK gene encoding pyruvate, phosphate dikinase; this translates as MTQFVYFFGAGQTDGNGKMKELLGGKGAGLAEMTSLGIPVPAGFTITTEVCTHFNQHAGEYPGGLEAEVQKNIAKMEESMGARFGDVQNPLLLSVRSGARISMPGMMDTVLNLGLNDETVEGLSRKTGNPRFAYDSYRRFIQMYSDVVMGMEHAHFEKILEEKKEHKGVRLDTDLDAGDLKDIVRLYKAAVKKSLGRDFPSDPKDQLWNAIAAVFRSWNTKRAIEYRRIHGIPEIWGTAVNVQAMVFGNMGNDCATGVAFTRDPSTGAKNFFGEYLINAQGEDVVAGIRTPLPIQGTADSLEKTMPQASRTLAAIYEKLEKHYKDMQDIEFTIQSGKVWMLQTRSGKRTGTAAVKIAVDMVREGLLTEQEAILRVNPGHLDQLLHPALDPKAKKNILAKGLPASPGAAVGRVVFSAEDAQEWAERGEKVILVRQETSPEDIHGMHAAQGVLTARGGMTSHAAVVARGMGKSCVAGCGDLNIDYKKESFTAHDKTVRKGEWITIDGGTGEVILGQVSTIQPELSGDFGVIMSWVDRHRRLKVRTNADTPLDSRVARQFGAEGIGLCRTEHMFFEPDRIDAVREMILADNLEERRKALAKILPMQKGDFKEIFREMKGLPVTIRLLDPPLHEFLPQTDQEIQDLAKKIGVSPDKLRHKAESLHEINPMLGHRGCRLGITFPEIYQMQVRAIMEAACELAKEENFKIIPEIMIPLVGHVNELKKMREETEKVCQQVIEEKKAPIDYLIGTMIELPRAAITADEIAGFADFFSFGTNDLTQTTFGFSRDDAGKFLPHYVEKGILPNDPFVTLDRQGVGGFIRMAVDKGRGVKKTLKVGICGEHGGDAPSVEFCHQIGLDYVSCSPYRVPIARLAAAHAAIKDAKK